The Streptomyces sp. Alt3 genome has a segment encoding these proteins:
- a CDS encoding class I SAM-dependent methyltransferase, giving the protein MNRHEFLQSLHRVYRPRNYLEIGVNDGRSLALSRVPSVAVDPAFRVVTDISCDVHLVKATSDDFFKRKDPLLHLRNGRNPFRALARRDPLNLLGADPKLELSFIDGMHLFEYALRDFMNVERHSRWSSVIVLDDMLPRDVDEAARDRHTKFWTGDVYKVAEVLRRYRPDLLVVEVDTEPTGVVVVFGADPDSTVLKNAYDKIVEEYVVPDPQNVPDEVLVRKNAVAPEALLGADFWPALARARNLRRPRSAFAPLRRSVEAVAV; this is encoded by the coding sequence GTGAACCGCCATGAGTTTCTCCAGTCCTTGCACCGTGTCTACCGGCCCCGGAACTATCTGGAGATCGGTGTCAACGACGGTAGGAGCCTGGCCCTTTCCAGGGTTCCCTCCGTAGCCGTCGACCCGGCATTCCGCGTGGTGACGGACATCAGCTGCGACGTCCACCTGGTCAAGGCGACGAGCGACGACTTCTTCAAGCGCAAGGACCCGCTGCTGCACCTGCGCAACGGCCGGAACCCGTTCAGGGCCCTTGCCCGCCGTGATCCGTTGAACCTGCTCGGCGCGGACCCGAAACTGGAACTCTCCTTCATCGACGGCATGCACCTGTTCGAGTACGCGCTGCGGGACTTCATGAACGTCGAGCGGCATTCCCGCTGGTCGAGCGTGATCGTCCTGGACGACATGCTCCCGCGGGACGTCGACGAGGCGGCCCGGGACCGGCACACCAAATTCTGGACCGGAGACGTCTACAAGGTGGCCGAGGTGCTGCGCCGCTACCGGCCCGACCTCCTCGTCGTGGAGGTCGACACGGAGCCGACCGGCGTGGTGGTCGTCTTCGGTGCCGACCCCGACAGCACCGTCCTGAAGAACGCCTACGACAAGATCGTCGAGGAGTACGTCGTACCCGACCCGCAGAACGTGCCGGACGAGGTACTGGTGCGCAAGAACGCCGTCGCCCCCGAGGCCCTCCTCGGCGCGGACTTCTGGCCGGCTCTGGCCCGGGCGCGCAATCTGCGCCGTCCCCGGTCGGCCTTCGCTCCGTTGCGCAGAAGCGTGGAGGCCGTCGCGGTCTGA
- the rfbC gene encoding dTDP-4-dehydrorhamnose 3,5-epimerase, translated as MRQLSIAGAIVHEPKVFPDSRGSFHEWFQAPSLAEGIGHRLRLEQANCSVSSLGTLRGIHFADVPPSQAKYVKCVRGAVLDVIVDIRVGSPTYKQWEAVRLDDVDHRSVYLAEGLGHAFMALTDDATVVYLCSEGYSPGREHGINPLDPELGIEWPAGITPLLSDKDAAAPTLAEAEQQGLLPTYEACQAYYEELRSRA; from the coding sequence ATGCGGCAGCTCTCCATCGCGGGCGCCATAGTTCATGAACCGAAGGTCTTCCCGGACAGCCGCGGCAGCTTCCACGAGTGGTTCCAGGCACCGTCCCTCGCCGAGGGCATCGGGCACCGGCTGAGGCTCGAACAGGCCAACTGCTCCGTCTCCAGCCTCGGCACGCTGCGTGGAATCCACTTCGCCGACGTGCCGCCGAGTCAGGCGAAGTACGTCAAATGCGTCCGCGGCGCCGTGCTCGACGTCATCGTGGACATCCGGGTCGGTTCGCCGACCTACAAGCAGTGGGAGGCCGTGCGGCTCGACGACGTCGACCACCGGTCCGTGTACCTCGCGGAAGGCCTCGGCCACGCCTTCATGGCGCTGACCGACGACGCGACGGTCGTCTACCTGTGCTCCGAGGGCTACTCCCCCGGCCGCGAGCACGGCATCAACCCGCTCGACCCCGAGCTGGGCATCGAGTGGCCCGCCGGGATCACCCCGCTGCTCTCCGACAAGGACGCCGCGGCCCCCACCCTGGCCGAGGCCGAGCAGCAGGGCCTCCTGCCCACGTACGAGGCCTGCCAGGCCTACTACGAGGAGCTGCGCTCGCGCGCCTGA